In the Telopea speciosissima isolate NSW1024214 ecotype Mountain lineage chromosome 2, Tspe_v1, whole genome shotgun sequence genome, one interval contains:
- the LOC122649843 gene encoding protein RGF1 INDUCIBLE TRANSCRIPTION FACTOR 1-like isoform X1, whose amino-acid sequence MVILSGRGEMVMKPAWLEGLIAETFFAACGVHESLRKNEKNIFCLECCRSICPHCVPSHRSHPLLQVRRYVYNDVVRLDDLEKLIDCSYTQPYTINSAKVIFLKQRPQTRPCKGSANICLTCDRILQEPFHFCSLSCKVDHVVFQGGDLSSILYRFDESDLTASQFEGLRMDGSDLLDDGQINPNFILEEDPLQFKGSSCSSNTRGNTGMSQNSEGVKKKKGSGFLPGIVLSLSRRKGAPHRSPLS is encoded by the exons ATGGTGATACTATCAGGTCGTGGAGAGATGGTGATGAAGCCGGCGTGGCTTGAAGGGTTAATAGCTGAGACATTCTTTGCTGCTTGTGGGGTCCACGAGAGTTTGAGGAAGAACGAGAAGAACATCTTTTGCTTAGAGTGTTGTCGAAGTATTTGCCCTCACTGTGTTCCTTCTCATCGTTCTCACCCTCTCCTTCAG GTGAGGCGATACGTCTACAATGATGTGGTTAGGTTGGATGATCTTGAGAAGCTCATTGATTGCTCTTATACtcag CCTTACACCATAAACAGTGCCAAAGTAATATTCTTGAAACAGAGGCCTCAGACTAGGCCTTGTAAGGGCTCTGCCAACATCTGCCTCACCTGTGACAGAATACTCCAAGAGCCATTCCATTTCTGTTCTCTTTCATGCAAG GTTGATCATGTGGTGTTTCAGGGGGGAGATTTGTCAAGCATTCTATACCGGTTCGATGAATCTGATTTGACGGCCTCACAATTTGAGGGATTACGGATGGATGGCTCTGATCTTCTTGATGATGGCCAAATCAACCCTAACTTCATTTTAGAAGAAGACCCATTACAGTTTAAGGGCTCATCTTGCTCAAGCAACACTAGAGGCAACACAGGCATGTCACAGAATTCTGAGggggtgaagaagaagaaagggagtgGTTTCCTCCCTGGCATTGTTCTCTCATTGAGTAGGAGGAAGGGTGCTCCTCATAGATCACCTCTTTCTTAG
- the LOC122649843 gene encoding uncharacterized protein LOC122649843 isoform X2, giving the protein MVILSGRGEMVMKPAWLEGLIAETFFAACGVHESLRKNEKNIFCLECCRSICPHCVPSHRSHPLLQVRRYVYNDVVRLDDLEKLIDCSYTQVDHVVFQGGDLSSILYRFDESDLTASQFEGLRMDGSDLLDDGQINPNFILEEDPLQFKGSSCSSNTRGNTGMSQNSEGVKKKKGSGFLPGIVLSLSRRKGAPHRSPLS; this is encoded by the exons ATGGTGATACTATCAGGTCGTGGAGAGATGGTGATGAAGCCGGCGTGGCTTGAAGGGTTAATAGCTGAGACATTCTTTGCTGCTTGTGGGGTCCACGAGAGTTTGAGGAAGAACGAGAAGAACATCTTTTGCTTAGAGTGTTGTCGAAGTATTTGCCCTCACTGTGTTCCTTCTCATCGTTCTCACCCTCTCCTTCAG GTGAGGCGATACGTCTACAATGATGTGGTTAGGTTGGATGATCTTGAGAAGCTCATTGATTGCTCTTATACtcag GTTGATCATGTGGTGTTTCAGGGGGGAGATTTGTCAAGCATTCTATACCGGTTCGATGAATCTGATTTGACGGCCTCACAATTTGAGGGATTACGGATGGATGGCTCTGATCTTCTTGATGATGGCCAAATCAACCCTAACTTCATTTTAGAAGAAGACCCATTACAGTTTAAGGGCTCATCTTGCTCAAGCAACACTAGAGGCAACACAGGCATGTCACAGAATTCTGAGggggtgaagaagaagaaagggagtgGTTTCCTCCCTGGCATTGTTCTCTCATTGAGTAGGAGGAAGGGTGCTCCTCATAGATCACCTCTTTCTTAG